A stretch of Aythya fuligula isolate bAytFul2 chromosome 1, bAytFul2.pri, whole genome shotgun sequence DNA encodes these proteins:
- the MRPL30 gene encoding 39S ribosomal protein L30, mitochondrial → MAAGRGAVGLGAVWKVLGRRTEGVAPAVWARQMFTRSRIPKAVFQPRPGDHEKYGGDPEQPHKIHVVTRIKSVIGRPYWEKMIIHNLGLDKAHQPRLHKNIPSVNSKLKVVKHLIRIQPLKLPYGLPTEEEMSDTFLTSKGELIIRSRLKPVEQKEIKS, encoded by the exons atggcggcggggcgcggcgccgtggggctgggagctgtctGGAAG gtgctggggaggaggacCGAGGGGGTAGCGCCCGCAGTCTGGGCCCGTCAGATGTTCACCAGGTCGAGGATTCCCAAGGCG GTATTTCAGCCACGGCCTGGAGATCATGAAAAGTATGGAGGTGACCCTGAGCAGCCCCACAAAATCCATGTTGTTACTAGAATAAAAAGTGTTATTGGTCGCCCATATTGGGAAAAGATGATAATACATAATCTTGGACTGGATAAG GCACATCAACCAAGACTGCACAAAAATATCCCTTCTGTGAATTCCAAACTGAAAGTTGTTAAACATCTGATAAG GATACAGCCGCTGAAACTACCTTACGGGTtgccaacagaagaggaaatgtCAGACACCTTTCTTACGAGCAAGGGAGAGCTTATCATTAGAAGTCGTCTGAAACCTGTggagcagaaagaaattaagtcATAA
- the LYG2 gene encoding lysozyme g-like protein 2, giving the protein MSLMLVLLGLAALLGACQGRTDCYGSVNRIDTTGASCKTAKPEGLSYCGVPASKKIAEQDLQAMDKYKTLIKKVGEKLCVEPAVIAGIISRESHAGKVLKDGWGNNGNGFGLMQVDKKSHKPQGTWNGETHITQGTTILIDFIKSIQKKFPSWTKDQQLKGGISAYNTGDKNVRSYERMDIGTTHDDYANDVVARAQYYKQHGY; this is encoded by the exons ATGAGCCTGATGCTCGTGCTGCTGGGCCTTGCTGCCCTCCTGG GTGCCTGCCAGGGCCGCACGGATTGCTACGGCAGTGTAAACAGAATTGACACCACCGGGGCTTCATGCAAAACTGCAAAACCAGAGGGCTTAAGCTACTGCG GAGTTCCAGCTTCAAAAAAGATTGCTGAACAAGACCTGCAAGCTATGGATAAATACAAAACACTCATTAAGAAAGTGGGTGAAAAGCTGTGTGTTGAGCCCGCTGTGATTGCTGGCATCATCTCTCGTGAATCTCATGCTGGTAAAGTACTGAAGGACGGCTGGGGTAACAATGGAAATGGATTTGGCTTAATGCAG GTTGACAAAAAAAGCCATAAGCCCCAGGGGACGTGGAATGGAGAAACCCATATCACTCAGGGCACGACAATACTTATCGATTTTATAAAGAGTATACAGAAGAAGTTCCCAAGCTGGACAAAGGACCAGCAGCTGAAAG GTGGGATTTCTGCCTACAACACCGGAGACAAGAACGTCCGAAGCTATGAGAGGATGGACATTGGCACTACCCATGACGACTACGCCAACGACGTGGTTGCTCGAGCCCAGTATTACAAGCAGCACGGATACTAG
- the LOC116486847 gene encoding lysozyme g-like produces the protein MVPALLLLGLSALIAPSASYSCYGDINALQAPTISCTAVRAPDCGISALRRTADADIIRLRKYEIPIKRVARNLCLDPALIAAIISQESRAGLLLDNGWDQGRQRFGLMQIDRRYHQPYGTWDSEEHINQCSTMLVLGINEMRARHPTWTWDQQLRGGICAYRARIDNIQIYDEDPCGRDNSYVNSVIGRAQYFKRHGF, from the exons ATGGTCCCCGCGCTGCTCTTGCTGGGCCTTTCGGCCCTGATCG CTCCGTCTGCGAGTTACAGTTGCTATGGCGATATAAATGCTCTTCAAGCCCCCACGATTTCCTGCACAGCCGTGAGAGCCCCGGACTGCG GCATTTCTGCTCTGAGGAGGACGGCAGATGCGGACATCATTCGCCTGAGGAAATATGAGATCCCCATTAAGAGAGTCGCCAGGAACCTGTGCTTGGACCCGGCGCTCATCGCCGCCATCATCTCGCAGGAGAGCCGTGCTGGCCTGCTGCTGGACAACGGCTGGGACCAGGGCCGGCAGAGGTTCGGCCTGATGCAG ATCGACAGGCGCTACCACCAGCCTTACGGGACGTGGGACAGTGAGGAGCACATCAACCAGTGTTCGACCATGCTGGTGCTTGGGATCAATGAAATGCGGGCGAGGCACCCTACCTGGACCTGGGACCAGCAGCTGAGAG GGGGAATCTGCGCCTACCGCGCAAGAATCGACAACATCCAGATCTATGACGAAGACCCCTGTGGCAGAGACAACTCCTACGTCAACAGCGTGATCGGGCGGGCCCAGTACTTCAAGAGGCATGGGTTCTAG
- the TXNDC9 gene encoding thioredoxin domain-containing protein 9, producing the protein MAADTSVEILQKVLENEILQTTKVVEEHLDAEMQKLDQMDEDELERLKQRRLEALKKAKQQKQEWLSKGHGEYREIPSERDFFQEVKESKNVVCHFYRDTTFRCQIMDKHLTVLAKKHVETKFLKLNAEKSPFLCERLRIKVIPTLALIKDGKSQDYVVGFTDLGNTDDFTTETLEWRLGCADIINYSGNLMEPPFQNQKKFGTSFTKLEKKTIRGKKYDSDSDDD; encoded by the exons ATGGCTGCTGATACATCTGTTGAAATTCTCCAGAAAGTTCTGGAGAATGAAATACTTCAGACCACCAAGGTAGTAGAAGAACATCTGGATGCGGAAATGCAGAAGCTGGACCAAATGGATGAAGATGAATTGGAACGCCTTAAACAAAGGAGGCTTGAAGCACTGAAAAAGGccaaacagcagaaacag GAGTGGCTTTCAAAAGGACATGGGGAGTACAGAGAAATCCCAAGTGAGAGAGACTTTTTCCAAGAAgtcaaagaaagtaaaaatgtggTTTGCCATTTCTATAGAGATACAACTTTCAG gtGTCAGATAATGGACAAGCATTTGACTGTATTGGCAAAAAAGCACGTTGAGACAAAATTCTTGAAactaaatgcagaaaaatctcCTTTCTTATGCGAGAGACTGCGCATCAAAGTAATCCCCACTCTAGCACtaataaaagatggaaaatcGCAAGACTATGTTGTTGGCTTCACTGATCTCGGTAACACGGATGACTTCACTACAGAGACCTTGGAGTGGAGACTAGGCTGTGCAGACATAATTAATTACAG TGGAAACTTGATGGAGCCaccttttcaaaatcaaaagaaatttggaaCAAGCTTCACAAAGTTGGAGAAGAAGACCATCAGAGGGAAGAAATACGATTCAGATTCTGATGATGACTAA